A window of Zingiber officinale cultivar Zhangliang chromosome 5A, Zo_v1.1, whole genome shotgun sequence contains these coding sequences:
- the LOC121980811 gene encoding protein SMAX1-like, whose amino-acid sequence MRAGLSTIQQTLTPEASRVLTESIAEAARRCHGQTTPLHVAATLLAAPAGLLRQACIRSHPQSSHPLQCRALELCFSVALDRLPAANPGHAAEPPISNALMAALKRAQANQRRGCPEQQQQPLLAVKVELEQLLMSMLDDPSVSRVMREASFSSTTVKAVVEQSLSSPSSSAATTAGPEPAVISLAAASLAPSTSLLPILTNRAAAPGNVYLNPRLHQHQSSNGDAAPIAAGGVADHPRAEEVKRVLDILSRSRKRNPILVGDCNLDSVMRDVLQRIQSTDASSPLRNAQVIPFAKNLAAAVPAPDHSQITTKIRELGRSIESTISSGDRGVIVDLGDLKWLVETPGGGSIQPQKPTISEAGRVAVEEMGKLRKQFEDGGSLWFIGAATSATFIRCQVYHPTMENDWDLQAVPIASRPSLPAMFPRFGGIGISGNSVDGLTTAVPLRRAPESTDPSSGRTTLCPLCTEGYERELAKLVAKEFEKYSAKPNEGEGLPQWLQVAKLSSAGNAMASAAPLQCKEEELLWKKSTEELLRRWSETCSGLHQNHRQSPIGSKIFLSSSLSKPPFGVLRRNPSSEPKSASRRTLREVSPPGSPVKTDLVLGSSVVSDRSTEKTHRERLKDFNGCAPDAFPGQQRARVAAISDMDMFKRLLKGLTERVSWQPEAASAVANAVMRCKSGDGKKRGGATKGDAWLLLLGPDKVGKKKIASTLSEVVFGAGPAVINFDNGEESNLSHRGRTLMDRTVEAVRRNPFAMVVLENLDQADIMTQSKIKQAIARGRLLDSNGREVSLGSIIFVLTADWLPEELKSSYHSFIQYEQSILDLAYGGTELELTTGDRPWKRHPNWVCDSDQPMKLRKESSSLSLDLNLSVGVDAVAASSAGEGSRNSSDVTTEHEYDKGRLAVNNPPSSLPPELMELVDEAVTFKPFDFTQLRSRVREAVSVKFTTIMGQGRAMRIDDDALDRIVGGLWLSGAAIDEWTERVLAPSLKQLRDNLKAAAANGAGLLIIRLSAVKRNQMPRSRTDDWLPTTVSIAIDGNHDS is encoded by the exons atGAGGGCAGGGCTGAGCACGATCCAGCAGACGTTGACGCCGGAGGCTTCGAGGGTGCTGACGGAATCCATTGCTGAGGCGGCGCGGCGGTGCCACGGGCAGACGACGCCGCTCCACGTCGCGGCGACCCTCCTGGCCGCCCCCGCCGGCCTTCTCCGCCAGGCATGCATCCGCTCGCACCCGCAGTCGTCCCACCCCCTTCAGTGCCGCGCCCTCGAGCTCTGTTTTTCTGTTGCCCTAGACCGCCTCCCAGCCGCCAATCCTGGCCATGCCGCCGAGCCTCCCATCTCGAACGCGCTCATGGCGGCTCTCAAGCGCGCCCAGGCAAACCAGCGCCGCGGGTGCCCCGAGCAGCAGCAACAGCCACTCCTCGCCGTCAAGGTCGAGCTGGAGCAGCTTCTGATGTCGATGCTCGACGACCCCTCAGTCAGCCGTGTGATGCGCGAGGCCAGCTTCTCCTCCACTACTGTCAAGGCCGTCGTCGAGCAATCCCTCTCTTCCCCTTCTTCCTCCGCCGCCACCACAGCTGGACCCGAGCCGGCGGTTATTTCTCTCGCCGCTGCCTCTCTCGCTCCCTCCACATCTCTTCTTCCCATTCTAACCAATCGCGCCGCCGCCCCCGGCAACGTCTACCTCAATCCCCGCCTCCATCAGCACCAGAGTAGCAACGGCGATGCCGCCCCGATCGCTGCCGGAGGCGTCGCTGATCATCCGCGAGCCGAGGAAGTGAAGCGCGTCCTAGACATCCTCTCGAGATCCAGAAAGCGAAACCCCATCCTCGTCGGAGACTGCAATCTCGACTCCGTGATGCGAGATGTGCTCCAGAGAATTCAATCGACGGACGCCTCATCGCCGCTGCGGAACGCCCAAGTCATCCCCTTTGCAAAGAATCTCGCCGCAGCCGTCCCCGCCCCCGACCATTCCCAAATCACCACCAAGATCAGGGAGCTCGGCAGATCGATCGAGTCCACGATCAGCAGCGGCGACCGAGGCGTGATCGTTGATCTAGGAGACCTCAAATGGCTCGTGGAGACCCCCGGCGGCGGCTCAATCCAACCACAAAAGCCAACCATCTCCGAGGCTGGCCGAGTGGCGGTGGAGGAGATGGGAAAGCTTCGGAAGCAGTTCGAAGACGGCGGCAGTCTATGGTTCATCGGCGCCGCAACTTCAGCGACGTTCATCCGGTGTCAGGTGTACCACCCTACGATGGAGAACGACTGGGATCTTCAAGCCGTGCCAATCGCATCGAGGCCATCCCTCCCCGCCATGTTCCCAAG GTTCGGGGGGATTGGCATCAGTGGCAACTCTGTAGATGGCCTGACCACTGCAGTTCCCCTTAGACGAGCACCGGAGAGCACTGATCCCTCTTCTGGAAGAACGACCCTTTGCCCTCTGTGCACGGAGGGCTACGAGCGCGAACTGGCTAAGCTCGTCGCCAAGGAATTCGAGAAGTACTCTGCGAAGCCGAACGAGGGCGAGGGATTGCCGCAGTGGTTGCAGGTTGCCAAGCTTAGCAGTGCCGGCAACGCCATGGCCTCCGCTGCTCCTCTTCAG TGCAAGGAGGAGGAACTGCTCTGGAAGAAGAGCACCGAAGAGCTTCTGCGGAGATGGAGCGAGACTTGCTCCGGACTTCATCAGAATCACCGTCAATCGCCCATTGGCTCCAAGATTTTCTTGTCTTCATCACTGTCCAAGCCGCCTTTCGGTGTTCTCAGACGGAATCCATCATCGGAGCCCAAGTCAGCCTCTCGCCGAACCCTGCGAGAAGTTAGTCCCCCTGGCAGCCCAGTGAAGACCGATCTCGTCCTCGGGAGCTCGGTTGTTTCCGATCGTTCCACGGAGAAGACGCACAGGGAGCGACTCAAGGATTTCAACGGGTGCGCGCCGGACGCGTTCCCCGGTCAGCAGAGGGCCAGAGTCGCTGCCATTTCCGACATGGACATGTTCAAGAGGCTACTCAAGGGGCTCACGGAGAGAGTCAGTTGGCAGCCGGAAGCAGCTTCCGCCGTCGCCAACGCCGTCATGCGATGCAAATCCGGCGACGGAAAGAAGCGGGGAGGTGCCACTAAAGGCGACGCTTGGCTGCTTCTCCTGGGGCCCGACAAGGTCGGCAAGAAGAAGATCGCCAGCACTCTGTCCGAGGTAGTTTTCGGTGCTGGTCCTGCGGTCATTAACTTCGACAATGGCGAAGAGTCGAATTTAAGTCACCGAGGGAGGACGCTGATGGACCGAACTGTGGAAGCCGTGCGGCGGAACCCTTTCGCCATGGTCGTACTTGAGAACCTAGATCAAGCAGACATCATGACGCAGAGTAAGATTAAGCAAGCGATCGCGAGGGGCCGTCTCCTCGATTCGAATGGCCGGGAGGTCAGTCTAGGGAGCATCATCTTCGTCCTCACTGCGGATTGGCTGCCGGAAGAGCTGAAGAGCTCATATCACTCCTTTATCCAGTACGAGCAGAGCATACTCGATTTGGCTTATGGTGGAACGGAGTTGGAGCTTACGACCGGGGATCGGCCATGGAAACGCCATCCAAACTGGGTTTGTGACAGTGACCAACCGATGAAGCTGAGGAAGGAGTCTTCTTCCCTTTCGCTCGATCTGAACTTATCAGTCGGAGTCGACGCCGTCGCCGCCTCCTCGGCAGGGGAAGGGTCAAGGAACTCCAGCGACGTCACCACTGAGCATGAGTACGATAAGGGCAGGCTCGCCGTCAACAATCCGCCGTCATCCTTACCGCCGGAACTCATGGAGCTAGTCGATGAAGCTGTGACATTCAAGCCGTTCGACTTCACTCAGCTCCGAAGTCGCGTTCGCGAGGCCGTGTCGGTGAAATTCACAACGATCATGGGCCAGGGACGGGCGATGAGGATCGACGACGACGCACTCGACCGAATCGTCGGCGGTCTGTGGCTGAGTGGTGCCGCTATCGACGAATGGACCGAGAGGGTGTTGGCTCCTAGCTTGAAACAACTAAGAGACAACTTGAAGGCCGCCGCCGCCAACGGCGCAGGCCTCCTCATCATCCGGCTATCGGCTGTAAAGAGGAACCAAATGCCGAGAAGTAGAACCGACGACTGGTTGCCAACGACCGTATCCATCGCCATCGACGGCAATCACGACAGTTAA